In a genomic window of Micromonospora cremea:
- a CDS encoding FUSC family protein yields the protein MVDADRHEGDGSAPTRADDTDHPGLAAAAARLRDRAVVALRDRLRRVRAIGGLAVQAGLAAALSWLVVKEVLHISQPVFAPISAVSTLAASVGQRLRRTVELIIGVTVGVLIGDLLLQVTGTGWWQLALIVVLAIVVALFLAGSAAVVIQAGATAVLIATLSPSVRDLEIPRFVDALVGGAVALLVTAVLLPLNPLRVLNRAARPALDLLSAQLDATAGALARHDPAPARAAMAELRQNKDELKALVEATQGAREASTLSPVHWHERHGPVGRYAQAAEPIDRAMRNSGTLIRRSVSLIEDGEPIPEPMPRAVTDLAEAVRLLKRQFAAGDEPKRAREQALRAVCAAGDAYREGVGFSGAVVVAQVRTTVSDLLVATGLTQELANRVVRRAFGELRPPAGARG from the coding sequence ATGGTCGACGCCGATCGGCATGAAGGTGATGGGAGTGCGCCGACCCGCGCCGACGACACCGACCACCCCGGCCTGGCGGCGGCCGCTGCCAGGCTTCGCGACCGTGCGGTGGTCGCTCTGCGGGACCGGCTGCGTCGGGTACGCGCCATCGGCGGCCTCGCTGTGCAGGCGGGCCTGGCCGCAGCGCTGTCCTGGCTGGTGGTCAAGGAGGTGCTGCACATCTCGCAGCCGGTGTTCGCGCCGATCTCCGCGGTGTCGACCCTCGCCGCATCGGTTGGCCAACGCCTGCGCCGTACCGTCGAGCTGATCATCGGCGTCACGGTCGGGGTGCTGATCGGCGACCTGCTGCTTCAGGTGACCGGCACCGGCTGGTGGCAACTCGCCCTGATCGTCGTGCTGGCGATCGTCGTCGCGTTGTTTCTCGCCGGGAGCGCGGCGGTGGTGATCCAGGCCGGGGCGACAGCGGTGCTCATCGCCACGCTCAGTCCGTCCGTGCGTGACCTGGAGATCCCACGGTTCGTGGACGCCCTCGTCGGGGGAGCGGTGGCGCTTCTGGTCACCGCCGTACTGCTGCCGCTGAATCCGCTGCGGGTGCTCAATCGGGCCGCGCGGCCGGCGTTGGATCTCCTGAGTGCCCAGCTCGATGCCACCGCTGGCGCGTTGGCCAGGCATGATCCCGCTCCGGCACGTGCCGCCATGGCCGAGCTGCGGCAGAACAAGGACGAGCTGAAGGCACTCGTCGAGGCGACCCAGGGCGCACGGGAGGCCAGCACCCTGTCGCCGGTGCACTGGCACGAACGGCACGGGCCGGTGGGCCGGTACGCGCAGGCGGCGGAGCCGATCGACCGGGCGATGCGCAACAGCGGGACGTTGATCCGCCGGTCGGTGAGCCTGATCGAGGACGGCGAGCCGATACCGGAGCCGATGCCCAGGGCGGTCACCGACCTGGCCGAGGCGGTCCGGCTGCTGAAGCGGCAGTTCGCTGCCGGCGACGAACCCAAGCGGGCGCGGGAGCAGGCGTTGCGGGCGGTCTGCGCGGCCGGCGACGCCTACCGGGAGGGGGTCGGCTTCTCCGGCGCGGTCGTCGTCGCGCAGGTCCGCACGACCGTCAGTGACCTGCTGGTGGCCACCGGACTGACCCAGGAGCTCGCGAACCGCGTGGTCCGACGCGCCTTCGGTGAGCTGAGGCCGCCCGCTGGTGCTCGTGGCTGA
- a CDS encoding ABC transporter permease produces the protein MSTLTLAARDSSTMLRRNILHMRRYPSMTLLLIGMPVILLLLFVYVFGGTLGAGLGPTGDRAEYANYVTPGILLIAVVSGAQGTAISVAMDMTEGIIARFRTMAIFRPSVLTGHVLGSLLQTLLSLAVVTGVALLVGFRPTASPVEWLAAIGVIAMITLALTWLSVALGLISESVETASNLPMPLVLLPFLGSGFVPTDSMPTAVRLFADYQPFTPVMETLRGLLLGTGIGSNAILAVAWCAVTTVVCFFWARALYNRNPAR, from the coding sequence ATGAGCACCCTCACCCTCGCTGCCCGCGATTCGAGCACGATGCTGCGGCGCAACATCCTGCACATGCGGCGCTATCCGTCGATGACGCTCCTGCTCATCGGCATGCCGGTCATCCTCCTGCTGCTCTTCGTCTACGTCTTCGGTGGCACGCTCGGCGCCGGCCTCGGACCGACCGGCGACCGGGCCGAGTACGCCAACTACGTCACCCCCGGCATCCTGCTCATCGCCGTGGTCAGCGGCGCGCAGGGCACCGCCATCTCGGTTGCCATGGACATGACCGAGGGCATCATCGCCCGGTTCCGCACCATGGCGATCTTCCGACCGTCGGTCCTCACCGGCCACGTGCTGGGCAGCCTGCTCCAGACGCTGCTCAGTCTCGCGGTCGTGACCGGTGTGGCACTGCTCGTCGGCTTCCGGCCGACCGCCAGTCCGGTCGAGTGGCTCGCTGCGATCGGCGTCATCGCCATGATCACTCTCGCGCTCACCTGGCTGTCGGTCGCTCTCGGACTGATCAGCGAGAGTGTCGAGACGGCCAGCAACCTGCCCATGCCGCTGGTGCTGCTGCCGTTCCTCGGAAGCGGGTTCGTCCCCACCGATTCGATGCCGACGGCGGTGCGGTTGTTCGCCGACTACCAGCCCTTCACGCCCGTCATGGAGACCCTCCGCGGCCTGCTGCTCGGCACCGGAATCGGCAGCAACGCCATCCTCGCGGTGGCCTGGTGCGCCGTCACCACCGTGGTCTGCTTCTTCTGGGCCAGGGCGCTGTACAACCGCAACCCCGCCCGCTGA
- a CDS encoding DUF4097 family beta strand repeat-containing protein: MPVFDTPEPISVQIELPVGDAWIAATDRTDTVVQVRPRDPSSKADMSAAEQTTVEYAAGQLMIRAPKSWRRYGFGPGPSVDVLIEVPTGSRLHAKASWAAFRCEGRLGECHVRTGGAIRLDRTGPLDIDSSHGEIVVEHVAGSARVKASSGKVRIGAVDGLAEIKNSSGDCWIGQSNGDVRVNTAYGDVTVDEPMASVTARTAYGNVRLGEVVRGSIELQTSYGAIEVGVRRGTAAWLDVSSRHGRVHNALDTTDSPAQTDDTVEVRASTDYGDIMIRRA; the protein is encoded by the coding sequence ATGCCTGTTTTCGATACGCCAGAGCCCATCTCCGTCCAGATCGAGCTGCCCGTCGGGGACGCGTGGATCGCCGCGACCGACCGCACCGACACTGTCGTTCAGGTGCGGCCCCGTGACCCGTCGAGCAAGGCCGACATGAGCGCCGCCGAGCAGACCACCGTCGAGTACGCCGCCGGCCAACTGATGATCAGAGCGCCGAAGAGTTGGCGTCGCTACGGCTTCGGCCCCGGACCCTCGGTCGACGTCCTGATCGAGGTGCCGACCGGGTCGCGGTTGCACGCCAAGGCATCCTGGGCGGCGTTCCGCTGCGAGGGGCGGCTCGGCGAGTGTCACGTCAGGACCGGAGGTGCGATCCGGCTCGACCGGACCGGGCCGCTGGACATCGACTCCAGCCACGGCGAAATCGTTGTGGAGCACGTCGCCGGATCAGCCCGGGTGAAGGCGTCCTCCGGCAAGGTACGCATCGGCGCGGTCGACGGCCTCGCCGAGATCAAGAACTCCTCCGGCGACTGTTGGATCGGCCAGAGCAACGGCGACGTCCGGGTCAACACCGCCTACGGCGACGTCACCGTCGACGAGCCGATGGCCTCGGTGACGGCACGCACGGCCTACGGCAACGTCCGGCTGGGCGAGGTCGTACGAGGGTCGATCGAGTTGCAGACCTCCTACGGAGCCATCGAGGTCGGCGTCCGCCGCGGGACCGCCGCCTGGCTCGACGTCAGCTCCCGCCATGGCCGGGTGCACAACGCGCTCGACACGACCGACAGCCCGGCCCAGACCGACGACACGGTCGAGGTCCGGGCGAGCACCGACTACGGCGACATCATGATCCGCCGCGCCTGA
- a CDS encoding ATP-binding cassette domain-containing protein — MASPSRPAIVATGLRKSYGDKVVLDGIDLEIAEGTIFALLGPNGAGKTTTVQILSTLISADGGDALVGGHDLIREPDAVRALIGVTGQFSAVDNLLTGRENLSLMADLRHLGRAAGRRRVVELLETFDLTEAADKPVATYSGGMRRRLDLAMTLVGDPRVIFLDEPTTGLDPRSRRAMWQIIRDLVADGVTILLTTQYLEEADQLASRIAFLDHGRLIAEGSPHELKRLIPGGHVVLQFADHAGLDSAAGLLAAGTRDDAALTLQVPSDGGVGSLRSLLDQLDRASVSVAGLTVHGPDLDDVFLTLTGRPDNERAMAR; from the coding sequence ATGGCCAGCCCTTCCCGACCCGCGATAGTCGCCACCGGCCTGCGCAAGTCCTACGGCGACAAGGTCGTGCTCGACGGCATCGATCTGGAGATCGCCGAAGGAACGATCTTCGCGCTGCTCGGCCCCAACGGAGCCGGTAAGACCACCACTGTGCAGATCCTGTCCACCCTGATCAGTGCCGACGGCGGCGACGCCCTCGTCGGCGGCCACGACCTGATCCGGGAGCCCGACGCGGTACGCGCACTGATCGGTGTCACCGGCCAGTTCTCGGCCGTCGACAACCTGCTCACCGGCCGGGAGAACCTGAGCCTGATGGCCGACCTGCGCCACCTCGGCAGGGCGGCAGGCCGACGACGCGTCGTCGAGCTGCTGGAAACGTTCGACCTGACGGAGGCGGCGGACAAGCCGGTGGCGACGTACTCCGGCGGTATGCGCCGCCGGCTCGACCTCGCGATGACCCTGGTCGGGGACCCGCGCGTCATCTTCCTCGACGAGCCGACGACCGGCCTCGACCCGCGCAGCCGCCGGGCGATGTGGCAGATCATCCGTGATCTCGTCGCCGATGGCGTCACCATCCTCCTGACCACTCAATACCTCGAAGAGGCCGATCAACTCGCCAGCCGGATCGCCTTCCTCGACCACGGCCGCCTGATCGCCGAGGGCAGCCCGCACGAGCTGAAACGGCTCATTCCCGGGGGTCACGTCGTGTTGCAGTTCGCCGACCACGCGGGGCTCGACTCCGCCGCCGGCCTGCTGGCGGCGGGTACCCGGGACGACGCGGCGCTGACCCTGCAGGTCCCGAGCGACGGCGGGGTCGGGTCGCTGCGATCCCTGCTCGACCAGCTCGACCGCGCCTCGGTGAGCGTGGCCGGTCTCACCGTGCACGGCCCGGACCTGGACGACGTCTTCCTCACCCTGACCGGCCGACCCGACAACGAAAGGGCCATGGCGCGATGA